The Rhodobacter sp. CZR27 genome includes a window with the following:
- a CDS encoding aspartate aminotransferase family protein — MISAVLPTYNRAPLAFIAGEGSWLVAEDGTRYLDLGAGIAVNALGHANPELVRVLSEQAGKLWHVSNLYRIPEQERLAERLVEATFADTVFFTNSGTEAAELAIKMVRKYWSGKGQPDRIEILCFEGAFHGRSTGAIAAAGSEKMVKGFGPLMPGFRHLPFGDHEALRAAISDRTAAVMIEPIQGEGGIRVLPDVCLKGLRDACDSVGALLIFDEVQCGMGRTGKLFAHEWAGVEPDIMMVAKGIGGGFPIGAVLATGRAAAEMVVGTHGSTYGGNPLGCAVAAKVMEIVADDAFLSEVGRKAALFRQKLEGLVASHPEVFEEVRGLGLMLGLRCRVPNVDVVQAAYGQHLLTVPAADNVLRLLPALNIPDEDIAEAVARLDRAAGALERDAA, encoded by the coding sequence ATGATTTCCGCTGTCCTGCCGACCTACAACCGCGCGCCGCTTGCCTTCATCGCAGGCGAAGGCTCCTGGCTTGTCGCCGAGGACGGCACCCGATACCTCGACCTCGGCGCGGGCATCGCGGTCAACGCGCTGGGCCATGCCAACCCCGAGCTCGTCCGGGTGCTGTCGGAACAGGCCGGCAAGCTCTGGCATGTCTCGAACCTCTACCGCATCCCCGAGCAGGAACGGCTGGCCGAACGCCTCGTCGAGGCGACCTTCGCCGATACCGTCTTCTTCACCAATTCGGGCACGGAGGCTGCGGAACTGGCGATCAAGATGGTGCGGAAATACTGGTCCGGGAAGGGCCAGCCGGACCGGATCGAGATCCTCTGCTTCGAGGGCGCCTTCCACGGCCGCTCGACTGGCGCCATCGCCGCGGCGGGGTCCGAGAAGATGGTCAAGGGCTTCGGCCCGCTGATGCCCGGCTTCCGCCACCTGCCGTTTGGCGACCACGAGGCGCTGAGGGCCGCGATCTCGGACCGCACCGCGGCCGTGATGATCGAGCCGATCCAGGGCGAGGGCGGCATCCGCGTCCTGCCCGACGTCTGCCTCAAGGGCCTGCGCGATGCCTGCGACTCCGTCGGCGCGCTGCTGATCTTCGATGAGGTGCAGTGCGGCATGGGGCGGACCGGCAAGCTCTTCGCCCACGAATGGGCGGGGGTGGAGCCTGACATCATGATGGTGGCGAAGGGCATTGGCGGCGGCTTTCCGATCGGCGCGGTACTCGCGACCGGGCGGGCGGCGGCGGAAATGGTGGTGGGCACCCACGGCTCGACCTATGGCGGGAACCCCTTGGGCTGTGCGGTGGCGGCGAAGGTGATGGAGATCGTGGCCGACGACGCCTTCCTGTCCGAGGTGGGCCGCAAGGCCGCGCTGTTCCGCCAGAAGCTCGAGGGGCTCGTGGCCTCCCATCCCGAGGTGTTCGAGGAGGTCCGGGGCCTGGGGCTCATGCTCGGCCTGCGCTGCCGGGTTCCGAATGTCGACGTTGTGCAGGCGGCCTATGGGCAGCACCTGCTGACGGTGCCGGCCGCCGACAACGTGCTGCGGCTGCTGCCGGCGCTGAACATCCCAGACGAGGACATCGCCGAGGCCGTGGCGCGGCTC